Genomic segment of Prochlorothrix hollandica PCC 9006 = CALU 1027:
AGGCCAACCGCACCCGCACCGTCCCCTGAAAACGACCGCTGTAGTCCATGGGGCTGTAGAGTTGGGAGCCGGGAATGGGGTAATGGGTGGGCACATCGTCCAAGAGGCTGGTGGGCTGGAGGCTACCCCGATCGAAGGCCAGTTGATAGAGAAACGGTTTGAGGGCAGAACCGGGTTGGCGCAGGGCTTGCACCCCATCATTGCGACCCTGGAACCCCTCCCAATAGTCGGGGGATCCCACATAGGCCAACACCTCCCCGGTGCCATTGTCCAAGACCAGAGCAGCAGCATGGGTGACATTGTGGGAGGCCAGGGCGGTGGTCACCTGCTGGACTTGGGCCTGCACAAAGGTTTGCAGATCGGGATCAATGGTGGTGGCGATCGTAGCGCCCACCCCCGGAGGCAACTGGCCACTGAGCCAAAACAGAAAATGGGGCGCTTGGAGGCGATCGCCCCCGCTTTGGCGCAATTGCAAGGTGGGCAGTTGGGCCGCGATGCGATCGGCCTGCACCGCATCCAAATCCCCCTCCGCCACCAACCGATCCAAAACATAACCCTGGCGCTGGCGCAAGGCCATGGCATGACTGTAGGGATTCAAGCCGTTGGGATCATTGGGCAGTGCCGCCAAGACCGTGGCTTGGTCCCAGGTCAAATCCGCCGCCGGAACCCCAAAATAAAACCGCGCTGCCGCCTCCACCCCATAGAGATTGCCCCCCATGGGTAGCCGGTTGACATAGGCTTCCAAGATCTCGGCTTTGGTCAGTCCCGCCTCCAGCCGCCACGCCAGCCACACCTCCCGCAGTTTCTGGGGTAGGGCGCGATCGCCATCGGGGTTCTGGGCCTGGGACAGCAGCCGCGCCAACTGCATGGATAGGGTGGACGCACCGCTAACAATGTGACCCGCCTTCAGCGCCTGCTCGGTGGCCCGCACCGCTGCCCCCCAATCCACCCCCCGGTGCTGGTAAAAGTGCTGATCCTCAGCGGCAATAATGGCGTTGATAAACCGGGGCGAGACCTGATCCAAGGGCACGGTTAGGGTTCGCTCCTGACTCTGGCTGAGGAGGGTTCCTAGGGGTTGGCCCTGGCGATCGAGAAAAGTCAGGGCGCGATCGGCCTGCTGTAGCGACTCTGGCTGCACCGGCATCACCAGGGGCAAACCCCGAATCCCCAACCCCACCACCACAATCCCCCCCACGGCCCAAGCCCACCGCTGCCCAGGTCTCTGTTGCCCAGGTCTCTGTTGCCCAGGTCTCTGTGGCCTGCCCGATCCCAACCGTTGCAGCCACCGTACCACCGCCGTCCCCTGTCTCACCATGGGTTTTAGTTCCCGATCTCGCCATAAAACCAGCCAAACCCAAAACTCGGATCCCTGATAGCCCCAGGCAGAGGGCGAAGCCAGCCGGCATCAGTCCCAGACCCTCAAGGCTGTCTCCCCCTCGCACCCC
This window contains:
- the pbpC gene encoding penicillin-binding protein 1C; its protein translation is MVRQGTAVVRWLQRLGSGRPQRPGQQRPGQQRPGQRWAWAVGGIVVVGLGIRGLPLVMPVQPESLQQADRALTFLDRQGQPLGTLLSQSQERTLTVPLDQVSPRFINAIIAAEDQHFYQHRGVDWGAAVRATEQALKAGHIVSGASTLSMQLARLLSQAQNPDGDRALPQKLREVWLAWRLEAGLTKAEILEAYVNRLPMGGNLYGVEAAARFYFGVPAADLTWDQATVLAALPNDPNGLNPYSHAMALRQRQGYVLDRLVAEGDLDAVQADRIAAQLPTLQLRQSGGDRLQAPHFLFWLSGQLPPGVGATIATTIDPDLQTFVQAQVQQVTTALASHNVTHAAALVLDNGTGEVLAYVGSPDYWEGFQGRNDGVQALRQPGSALKPFLYQLAFDRGSLQPTSLLDDVPTHYPIPGSQLYSPMDYSGRFQGTVRVRLALANSLNLPAVRLLERVTVPVFLTRLQQLGFRHLTQSSDFYGLGLALGSGEVSLWELARAYMTLATGGQGRQMVTVPGVAVQPGALESMASLDRTTTYLLTDMLRDPYARAQAFGVESVLTLPFPAAVKTGTSSQFRDTWTVGYTQDYTVATWVGNFDGSAMVEVSGVTGAAPLWQRIMLKLHEHQEPEPFPLPDWPQVSVCAATGLSADDSRGTPCATMVLEYSRPQSPRSDAAPGSDAALSSVQPSAPGSGVCAPSSACGVDRPDSAPVRHIQFPAPGDRFFLITDQSNSGPSSGPSSGPSFGPMPSSGPSSSDAPIESHPPGSPPTPSQRIQFQLTATPPQPVSWFLNDHPLATQRQPDFFWDLAPGDWVLKVVAADWQEEVGFTVEALGEAAGTTLKRGFTLVETPEADGVSNPQEKPVP